The stretch of DNA GACTGGAACTGCGATGGAATTTAGGGGTTTACCGAGTCACTCTGGTCATACATTAAGTCATCTATGCCAACTATATCCTTGAGAACATGTTGGACTGGCATATCCTAGCATAGTTAGTATAGTTGCTTCAAATATTCCAACTGTCGGGGGAGAAAAGTTGTTGAAGATGTAATGACAAGTCCATCGTGACGGGTTGCTGTCTACGTTGTTTCTCATCCAAATCTAAATGGACTCATACTTCGGCCCTAGAGGAGACCCGCTCAACTCCCCATGTAGCTCGGCCAAGTAGGAAGCTGTGTTTATGAATCCTTGGCGGAAAGGATGCAGTGGCACTAAAATATTCATCTTCGAGCCTAAAGTGGAAAAATCTTGGTGGGAATTCTATGCCTTATGGTTGATGGTCCAAAACAATGAGCTCTAAGAAGGCTCGGTTTCTTGAAATAACAAGAGGGTAGGGCGGTTGTATTACCAACTCATGCCAATGCCATTTTAATCTTACAATATATGATTTTATGTGTTCAGATTATACCATCTAACAATTGTTGTGTTCACGCCTGTTTCATTTGAATTATTATACATTTCAAGTACTCATTGGGTATTCAATATGCGAGGTGTGTTATATATTAAATCCCATTTTGGGTTATTATATCACTAACAGATGAAAATTCCATTCTTTGTACTTGAATCTTCCTTCAAGAGGCGGAGAACATTAAGGCGACGACAAACACAAAGTAGGGTATCCGACACTTCCAGAAGCAATAGCAGGTTGCATGATAAGTCGCACGAAAATGTCAACGTCAGGAAGAAAAGTTCTATTCTTAGAACAAGGGAGTCTCCCAAAAAGATCAAAATAACTAAAAGGGCGATGCTTAAGCAGGTAATGGAGCTGACATTACTAGCATATGTTCTTAGTATCAATATCAATAGTTGTGAGTACAGACATCAACGCTAAAGCCCATATTATTTGTTCTCATTGCATAATACTTTGCTTGGAGATGTTGTTCAACTTAATGTAACACCTATCAGATTGACAGAAGGGCTTGCTTGTGTTGAGCTTGGTTTCAACTCCATTTCTTTTGTCAAGCCTATCAGACAAGACGGTTGGGCAGCCTCAAGTTTTGAAAGATGAAGATCTTGAAGAAACAATTCCAAATTAGCCATGATGCAATGAATCGGCCTTGTAAAAAAAGAGCAACATGAACGAGAAGATTAGTTCCATTTGCAGCCCAATCCCTTCCCTCTTCCTTGCCTTAGAATCTGGAGGTGAGAGTCCTTCGAGGGGGGTCGATTCTAATAGCCCAGGAGCAACACATTTTATTGGAAATTGATTGTGCATCATGAGCATCTCGTAAGCATCATTGAAATATGAAAATGAGGATTTAATCAACTCTCGGGTTTTCTTAAAAGGCAAAAACCCTATAAAAAATCCAAATATACAAAATGCCCATCTCAAACCCTAAATAATTTGGATACAACCTCATATTTAATGCATGGGGCCCCATATGCTTAAGGTTTAACAGGTAtaccctctgtaaataaatataagagtgttgtttagatcactactttagtgatctaaacgcccTTATACTTCTCTACGGAGGGAGTATCAATTTTGGATATTGGATCAAACCCTAATTAAAATATACTTCAATAATATGAACATATTTTGATCTATTTTAAATTGAGGTATTTCACATTGTGCAATCTCTCAAAAACCTATATTTAGTTTTCCAGTGTACCATAATTTTAAACCCTAATTATTATGAAGCTACAATAATTATTAGGAAGCTACAATAATTTTAAAATGCAGTGTACCATATTATAGTCTTTTTTTACTCCTCGCCGTAGACATAAATAAAAAAACTAAACCCTTGTTTAGCAAATTTGACTTTTAGACAGTGTCATTACTCAATAATAATTCAAATAAACAAAAAATAATATATTTAAATAGAATTTTTAGGTTTGTATATTAAATATTTTAATTGAAGTAAAAAGTATCATCAATATTTTCCACTATAATATGCTCCCCCCCTTTCCAAATTAACGGGAATTTATTTATAATAAAGAAACTAATAACACTAATTTAATATTATACGTGTTAACATATTTTCTATAGAACTGTTACACTAAAGTAAGCTTGACTTTGGACAAAGCCAGAACTTCCATTATTTTGAGCAGAGAGGGTACCAAAATAGAGTCTTGTTCTAAAGACAAACAAATAAAACGGTAAAATTTGGACGCTTCTTCCAAAATGGTTGTATTTTATGTAATTATTTGAAAGAACAATTTTTTTTTGCGTGCTGAAGCAGCTGTAGTATGGTTTCATTTCGGGCTTATTACTTTTGCTCCAAAAAGCTTCAGAGGATTTGTTTTTTTAGGGGTAGCGTCAGAGGATTGAGGGCAGCAGTGGAGTGTGGGCTGGGTGGGGATGTATTTGCTTGGGCTTTTGGCTCGTGGCTCGGCCCGTGAAGGGCTCACGTCCGACCAGAACAACCACGCTTGCAGCGCCGGCGGCAAACCTAGCGCCGCTCCTCCTCTCGACCTCGACGCATCCGCCGTCCTCTTCCCGGCCTGCCGGCCAACCCGGTGAGCTCCGCTTCCGCTGATTGCTTCTTCTCGCGCCGCCTCCCTTTGCTAATCGCCTCCCCCCGGTTTCTTTATTTGCCAATCGCCGCCATTGTTGGGGTTTCCGGCCTGTTCGTGCGCTGTCCTACTTGATGTATTCCGCCCCGTTCTGGTGCCCTAGGTGTTCTTGCGCCCCCAGCCCTGGTTAGATTTTGCCCTCTGCCCGCTACGGGAGTCGCCCAAACTGCACATCTGCAGACCCACATTCGAAATGTTCATCTTTTATCTAGTTTTTCGTAATTAGTCAGGATGAATTTCTGCTTCTTGAGTTGCCAATCGCCGCCATAAATCCTCACTACTTAACTGGAGGCGTTTTGATCTGTTTTAACTGACTAGTGGGGCTTAAATCTGCAGCACTGGAGACTGTTGCTGTCATGGAGGGGAACAGCAACGGCAGCAAGATCAAGGAAGGGGGAGATGATGGTCTGCAACAGGGTGTGGCCATCATGGTCAAGAAGCAGCAGGTCACCATGGGGATGGAGGTCCTGGACTGCCCACTCTGCTCCACCCCCCTCAGCCCTCCCATCTTCCAGGTAATCGAATTGATGCAATTTCGCCACACTGAATTTCTTGTGTTAGTCTGATGTTGTTCAGCTGAAGTTAACAAATTTGGTTGATTCTCTGCAGTGCTCAATGGGGCATTTCATCTGCTCGCCCTGCCGCGACAAGCTCCCGGGGACCGAGAAGGCCTGCAGCGTGTGCTCCAAACCCGTCTCGGACCGGTGCCATGGCATGGAGCGCGTCATCGCCTCCGTTGTCGTTCCGTGTTCCTACGCCGCGCGCAGATGTGCCCACGTGATGGCCTACCACGACAAGGCGGAGCACGAGGAGTGGTGCCCGCACGCGCCATGCTTCTGCCCAGAGAAAGGCTGTGGCTTCGCCGGCACCAAGGCAGCACTCATGGACCACTTCGCCGCCCAGCACAAGTGGCCTGTGAAAGCGTTCAAATACTACGAGCCGTTCGAAGTGCCCGTGAAGGCCGGCATGCACATCCTCTGGTGCGGTGGGGAGGACAAAGATATCGGCCTCTTCCTGCTGAATGTGACGTTCCCGGAGTCTCCCCTCCATGGGGTCTCGCTGGTCCGCGTCCATCCGCACCCGCCGGAGTCCAGGTTCGGATGCTCAGTTGGCTTCTCGTGGTTCAAGGGCCATTACCAGGTCTCAACGGCTGACACAATCCATACCACGTCACTTTCCGATGGACTGCCAACGGGCTACTTGTGCTTCGTTCCCGAGGCTCAGCGTGAGGGCAGCCGGCGTGTGGTGCTCAGGGTGACCATAGACAGTAAGATGGTGTATGGCGTGGAGGACGAGCTGGAGGAGGAGTGCGATGACGACAAGAGCTACATCTATGGTGAGGAGGATGACGAGGTCAGCGAGGAGGATGGTGACGATGACGGTGAGGATCAGGTGGACGAGGGATGCGTTGGTCTGATCAGGCATTGACTCGATCTGTTGGATGAGCAAGTTTTGGGGGATTTTGGTTTGATGGGCAGTGTGTTGTTGAGACTACGTTTTGGAATATCACTGAATGTAGGCTCTGCTTGATCTCATGCTTCCAGCTGACTATGTGGTGATACAATATAACCAGCTTTCTGTTGAAGGTTATCGAATCTGGGCTCTGTACATCATCTTTATTTACAAGATCTTTTTGTACATCATCTGATCTATCATTGCAATATCCATCAGGTGACGTTGATGATCATTTTTCAATGACATGTGAAAGAAACTTTGAATGAGCACGGTGGCATGCATATGAACTCAGGAAGCCGTGGAGTTGGCTCCGAATGCCGAGAGCTTGCAGGTGCGCCATGGAGAGGcacgaggagccgctggactgtGATGTCCGGCGGAGGATTATGGAGCTGTGGCCGAGGAGCGGCAGCAGTACTCCAAGTCCAAGGGAAAGTGGCGTGGCGACGAAGGTCGGCGAGGAGCCATGGAGGGAGGCGGGAGCACGCTCACGGCCCCGTGCCATACAAGGGTTGGCAATGGTGTTTTCTCAATAGAGATCCGTAGGAAAATATGTTTTCTTGTGTAGTGGTCTTGAGGCCAAACCTTGCCATCAAGCCCGACAAGTTTGAGGAATGAGGATGATGTACTTTACTACATCCACTTAATTGTTACTCCttttgtaaagaaatataagagcgtttagatcactactttagtgatctaaatgctcttatatttatTTGCGGAGGATCGAAGCTAGAGCAAGACTGAGTTTTATGAGATAAGAGAGCACAAGGGAAGTGCAAACTTAAGGTGCTCCCCCCTACCCCCTCCCCCTGCGTCGCCCTCCTCTGGCGACACGGGGGAACCCTAGCTGCCGTCGCTAGCAACCTCCCCCGCCGCCCTCTcccgcatcgccgccgccggaggGCCGGCCGGCGAAGCCGCGCCGGGCCCCGGGAAGGTGGTGGCGGGGCGGATCCGTGCCCCCCACGCCTCACGACCACCCCCACGCATCGCACCTTCCCCCGCCTGTCCGGCGGCGACGGATCCGGTCCCCAGTGGCCTAGCCCCTGCCGTCTCCGGCTGGCCGCGCCACCCACATCGTCCTCGACCTCGGCGAACCCCTGCACCGCTCGCGCCTCCACCCCCCCTCGGCCTGCGATCCCGGGATCCTCCCCGGCGATTCTCGAGCGCCCTTACCCCAGCTGTTGCATGAGCCTGCCGGCCGGCGGCGACGCGGTGCTCCTGGCCACTGCCATGGGCGCCACCCCCTGCAGCTCCTCATCCCTCACATGGTCTCGTTTCGGCCGGTCGTGGTTGGTTCTTAGGCCTGCGGCCGGTTACGGGTGCGTTCGCGGTCTGCCTCCTGTGTAGGCGGCCCCCTCGTCTCTGGCGGCCTTCCTCCCCTCCCGAGCCgcggtggtggctcttgtgtggAGGCGGTGACACATCTGCGGTTGTGGCTGGCACTAGGCTTCTTGTGGTGGTCCTTGTCGATGCTTGTCCGGCCAGGCAGCCTCAGGCCCGCGTTTCTCCGGTGTTCCTCGCTGCCGGCGTCCGCTACCGGGCAGCTCCGGCCTTGGCGGCTAGGTAGCTGCGTCCCTTCCAGCTCACCTTGCTTGCCGATGTCCCGACGGCTAAGGCCACAGTAGTTTGGATTTGCGTCCTCCGGTCCTCGCTTGCTGCCGTTGCTGGACGCCGTCACCCTGGTACCCCCATGTGGTTCGCCTTGTCGCCCGCCCTATCCAGTACACCTCAAAGCTTCCCCTTTTGCCTGATCCTACGCTCGTGGATTCGGAGGAGGTGCCACCCTCCGACGGCAGGTGCAGCCCACCTACCCCTTCCTGACATGGTGGTTTCGACTAGCGTTGGCCTCCCCATCTACGTTTCCCGATTTGGCGGCTATGGGATTGCTCAGCTCTAGGCCAGGGAGAGATCCATGCTCGGCTTGCCGGTGCTGGTAGCGATGGCGCCCGCGGGTGTCGTGTCCTTCTTGGAGGCGCTGCGAAGGCCTTCAGCTTAGCCCCTCTTCGAGCtcaggggaaaccctaggtccGGGTCCCCCAGACCTGATAGTGGCGATGTCCTGGCGTCATCTTCCTTCCTGAAGGCACTATCTTGCTCGCTCGAGGTGTCCCTGTTTTCAGCTCGGACGATGGTGGAATTCTTGTTGGTTTGGCATTACCATTCTTGGCTAGGGTCTGGCTGATTTAGCTGTGTTGTATCCTCTCATCTCCTGTCTCTCTGCTCTGGGCATCATGTACACGCCTTCCTGCGTTCGTGTTATGTGTTGTACCCCTTTTATACTCATTCTACTTCTTTCTATCAATGCAATGATACGCAAGCTTTGCGTATTCGCGAAAAAAAAGAGTTTTATGAGATAATTATTGTTGGAATGGGTCAGGTGACCTCGAAACTGAGGTTTGCTTGGGCGACGTACAACGAGAAAGCTTCATTCTGATATGTCTGGGAATCGTTTGGAAGGAGAGTACCCAGCTCTGCCACCAATGGCGAGTCTTCCACTTTCATTGAAGGAGGCATCGCTAGTGCCACTGCCAGATCCGTCGTGTCTATGTTCTCTGAAAATTTTGCAACAAATTAGAGCAGAAAAGGTAAGTTGTGATTTCACAaacaattttttttgtgaaaagtCTTCCAGTCTTTTATTAACGGTCATGGTAGTACAAAAATCATCAGAAGTAACGAAAATTATAACTAGGTCAATGAACCACCTAGCGACGATTACAaacactgaagcgagccgaaggcgcgccacCATATCATCCTTCCCTTATCGAAACCGAGCAAACCTTATTATATTGGACAATCAGGAAGTCACCATGCTAAGGACAACTCTAACCGGTCGACCTAAACGGACACGCAAATTGTTTTTTGTACATTTGGATCCGTCAGGCGGACACCAAAGTCCAGCATTGTCTGCTTGCACATAGGTGCGCCCAACACGTTGGGACGCATTTTAGGTTTTGCACGATTTTCAAATTTAATATATAAAAATTACGGTCAGAAGTCCCTTAATTACATTAATTAAAACCAAAAACATAATAAAATATAGATATAGTGGTTGTTGTCGCTGAGGTAGATGAAGACCGGAGCCGGTCATGGAAACAGCCACGGTACTGCCGCCGGATGTGGCGCTAGCGCATGCGGTGACACAGCAGGCGCCTCCTACTGCTCCGGTGGCCACGGCTGCTGATGCTCATGCTCCGCCCACTCGAGCGTACAAGCGACTGTGGACGTCCACAATCACTGGTGACCCACCAGTGGTGCCAGTGGCAATGACTCCTATTAGCGGTGTTCCGGCTAGAGTTAGAGAATCTCTAATCACGTTGTTTCCCGATCAGGTGGGCCGGGCCGAGGACCCTCATCTCGGTTCACCACTGGGCCACGGCCTGTGGCGTACGAAATGAAGTCTCTCGAAGACTTGATGTATACTTCAAGATATTAAAAACCAGCTACAACACGTTCTTCTTGTACGTGGCCGACTAGGATGTAACCATAGACCTCTCCTCCCATACCTATTTAAACCGAGGAGTAGGCTCGTAGAGGACACACAACAATCTCAAGGTAGATCATCTGTGCTTTGTATTACACCCAAAAGCAATACAACACAAGCAGAACGTAGGATTTTATCTCTAAGGAGAGCCCCAACCTATGTAAAAACTCGTGCCCCTGTTACCAACGTGTAAGACCcttagtttgggaccccctacttGAGATCTACCGGATTTAGCTCTACCACATGCTCCGGCTCGGGCTTAGGTGCGGGCGGGGGAACGCCGACCTGTACTTCGGCCGAGTCGACCAATGCCAGTGCCAGGCCAAGCCACATGGCAAACTCGTCGAGTTGGGAGTCCTCGAGAGCCTTCTTATAAGCCTCGTCGGCCTCCGCCTTGGCTTCCACCTCAACCGCCAGTTGTGGCGATGGAGCGCATGGCGGATTGGGAGCATGCGCACACGCACTCGGAGGACTGGGAGCATGCACAAGAGCGGCCAAGAAAGACCGACGACGTTGGTCGTGCTCGTCGACGAACCAAGTCTCCCAGTATAGCGAGTCGATGACGTACGCCGGGTCGTGGGGTAGGTCAGCAAGGAGCTGAGCTCGGCGGCGATGAATCTCGGCCTCACACATGCGGTCGGAGGCCAGAAAGATCGACACAGGAATCCTATCCGGGTTCAGATGTCAGTTGTTCGACTAATGGACATCGGGCCATGGCACAGGGTTGGCCTCCTCCCAGTACCGCTGGCACTAGTCGACCCGACTGGCGTCACAATGAGGGTTGCCGCGCGACGGCGGCGCCCTGAGGAAGAGTCGGCCTCATGGTCGTGCTTCCCAGCCATCCAGGGAATCCACCTCCCACAACATCGTGCGCGGGCGGGCCGGGCGGTGGCGGCGATTGTGGCTAGGGTTTGACAATCGGTCCTCTGGGAGGAAGAGGAAGGGGGAAGAGTGGGTACGGTATGCGCCCTTTACCCTGCACTGGCGCATTAAAAGGGCTGGCTTTGGCGGTTGGGTCACTGGTGCGTGGGGCTGGGGCAGAGTCACGGTGTGTCCGTTTGTCTATGTGGACTCAAACCCGACCCTCATTTGGGATGGATTTGCGTCCAGGCGAACAGCAGATGGACTCAAAAGGGGTTTGCATCCGCTCATTGGCCCGTGATTTCTGCCCACGCGGACCCAAACGAACGTAAAAGGAGGAAATGCATCcatgcgt from Triticum urartu cultivar G1812 chromosome 3, Tu2.1, whole genome shotgun sequence encodes:
- the LOC125547813 gene encoding E3 ubiquitin-protein ligase SINA-like 4, which produces MEGNSNGSKIKEGGDDGLQQGVAIMVKKQQVTMGMEVLDCPLCSTPLSPPIFQCSMGHFICSPCRDKLPGTEKACSVCSKPVSDRCHGMERVIASVVVPCSYAARRCAHVMAYHDKAEHEEWCPHAPCFCPEKGCGFAGTKAALMDHFAAQHKWPVKAFKYYEPFEVPVKAGMHILWCGGEDKDIGLFLLNVTFPESPLHGVSLVRVHPHPPESRFGCSVGFSWFKGHYQVSTADTIHTTSLSDGLPTGYLCFVPEAQREGSRRVVLRVTIDSKMVYGVEDELEEECDDDKSYIYGEEDDEVSEEDGDDDGEDQVDEGCVGLIRH